The following proteins are co-located in the Leptolyngbya sp. 'hensonii' genome:
- a CDS encoding GNAT family N-acetyltransferase, with amino-acid sequence MRIQYQDFLIRTWEAGDRQAAGEVIRSVLAEYGLDWEPTGADQDALEVETAYLQRGGEFWVVEWQGQIVGTAAYYPVSRGEAAVEIRKMYLLPLARGQGLGRFLLQTLEGTIAARHLQQIWIETATVLREAVQLYESSGYQPATGVEVARCDRVYVKTLKSVD; translated from the coding sequence ATGAGAATCCAGTACCAAGATTTTCTCATTCGCACCTGGGAAGCAGGCGATCGTCAGGCGGCTGGGGAAGTCATTCGTTCGGTGCTGGCGGAGTATGGCCTGGACTGGGAGCCAACCGGGGCCGACCAAGATGCACTGGAGGTCGAAACGGCTTACCTGCAGCGGGGCGGCGAATTCTGGGTGGTGGAATGGCAGGGACAGATTGTCGGCACTGCCGCCTACTATCCCGTGAGTCGGGGGGAAGCAGCGGTGGAGATCCGCAAGATGTACCTGCTTCCGCTGGCGCGGGGCCAAGGGCTAGGACGCTTTCTATTACAGACCCTGGAGGGCACGATCGCAGCCCGCCACCTGCAGCAAATTTGGATTGAAACCGCTACCGTACTGCGAGAAGCAGTCCAACTCTATGAGAGCAGCGGCTACCAGCCTGCGACCGGGGTAGAAGTGGCTCGCTGCGATCGGGTCTATGTTAAGACCCTTAAGTCGGTAGATTAA
- a CDS encoding DEAD/DEAH box helicase family protein: MARIPTLTFDRGTLILHPPPRGKAWVDYATWDDRVERFRIPAIQYRPLVSVLQTEGTAFEDRAREFQSLVLAPALEMQPYPHQEEALTAWTQAGRQGVVVLPTAAGKTYLAQLAMQATPRSTLIVVPTLDLMHQWYAHLVAAFPDIEVGLLGGGSRDRTPILVATYDSAAIHAETLGNQYALLVFDECHHLPSDFNRVIAEYAIAPYRLGLTATPDRADGRHVDLDTLVGSIVYQRTAEDLSGQALADHEVVRITVNLSQQERQRYDKLMKLRNGFLQQSHIRLGSLEGWQRFVQMSARSQTGRRAMLAHQEARSIALGTEGKLRILADLLATHYPEQTLIFTSDNATVYRISREFLIPAITHQTPVKERHAILQRFREGTYRTVVTANVLDEGVDVPDARIAIFLSGSGSNRQFIQRLGRVLRRGTQQNKQAILYEVVAEDTVEEGTSQRRRRAPGSDRPQQLALVPNVSSQDSATAVPRVAESSPAWDIGDF, from the coding sequence ATGGCCCGGATCCCCACCCTGACCTTCGATCGGGGGACATTAATTTTGCATCCGCCCCCCCGTGGCAAAGCCTGGGTTGATTATGCCACCTGGGACGATCGGGTAGAACGCTTTCGGATTCCGGCGATCCAGTACCGGCCTCTGGTCTCCGTCCTGCAAACGGAAGGAACTGCCTTTGAGGATCGGGCCAGGGAATTTCAGAGCCTGGTCCTCGCCCCAGCCCTGGAGATGCAACCCTATCCCCATCAGGAGGAAGCTCTCACCGCCTGGACCCAGGCTGGACGGCAAGGGGTGGTGGTTCTGCCCACTGCTGCCGGGAAGACCTATTTGGCCCAACTGGCGATGCAGGCGACCCCCCGCAGTACGCTGATTGTCGTGCCCACCCTGGACTTGATGCACCAGTGGTATGCTCACCTAGTGGCGGCGTTTCCAGATATAGAGGTGGGCCTGCTGGGGGGAGGCTCCCGCGATCGCACGCCGATTCTGGTCGCCACCTATGACAGTGCGGCCATCCATGCAGAAACCCTGGGGAACCAGTATGCCCTGCTGGTCTTCGATGAGTGCCATCATCTTCCCAGTGACTTTAACCGGGTGATTGCCGAGTATGCGATCGCCCCCTATCGCCTGGGGTTGACCGCAACCCCCGATCGGGCAGATGGGCGGCACGTAGACCTGGATACGCTCGTGGGATCGATCGTCTACCAGCGCACGGCTGAAGATCTCTCTGGTCAGGCTCTGGCTGACCATGAGGTGGTACGGATTACTGTAAACCTGTCCCAGCAGGAACGGCAGCGTTATGACAAACTGATGAAGCTCCGCAATGGCTTTCTGCAACAGTCTCATATTCGGCTGGGATCTCTGGAGGGCTGGCAGCGATTTGTCCAAATGAGTGCCCGATCCCAGACTGGACGACGGGCCATGCTGGCTCACCAGGAAGCCCGCAGCATTGCCCTGGGAACCGAAGGCAAACTCCGGATTCTGGCAGACCTGCTGGCGACCCACTACCCGGAACAAACCCTAATCTTTACCAGCGACAATGCCACGGTCTACCGGATCTCCCGGGAATTTCTGATTCCAGCCATTACCCACCAGACACCAGTGAAAGAACGCCATGCCATTTTGCAACGCTTTCGGGAGGGCACCTACAGAACGGTGGTGACGGCCAATGTCCTGGATGAAGGGGTGGATGTGCCGGATGCCCGGATTGCCATCTTTCTGTCGGGGAGTGGCTCCAACCGCCAGTTTATTCAGCGCTTGGGCCGAGTACTGCGTCGGGGCACGCAGCAGAACAAGCAGGCGATTCTCTATGAAGTGGTGGCGGAAGACACAGTGGAAGAAGGAACCTCCCAACGGCGGCGACGGGCACCGGGCAGCGATCGACCTCAGCAGTTGGCGTTAGTCCCTAACGTGAGTTCTCAAGATTCGGCAACGGCAGTGCCCCGCGTGGCAGAATCTTCTCCAGCCTGGGATATCGGCGACTTTTGA
- a CDS encoding PrsW family intramembrane metalloprotease, giving the protein MLKFLITVVAIAPPTFLYAWIVRQVDRFEKEPVGYLIAAFAWGALPAIILALILQIALQVPTSILLGESLSAEFVSTAVNAPVTEEILKGLAVAIIYLTRRREFDGWVDGIVYGATAGFGFAYVENIFYLMGTDSTEGWVGLFFLRVLILGFMHGFWTALTGIGFGVARHMRNPFGKVVVIAIGLISAITAHLIHNGSLVLAEASSGLTVLLAILNYLFLGILLLVLGIVAAANDRKLMRKYLEDEVPHIITPDEYAGLCSTSYHAQSRFRMAPKKKRAFIQAAAELAQKKFQLAQMGEEHGNSAEIVKMREVLRKLSTSSLA; this is encoded by the coding sequence ATGCTGAAGTTCCTGATTACAGTAGTCGCGATCGCGCCGCCCACCTTTCTGTATGCCTGGATTGTGCGTCAGGTCGATCGGTTCGAAAAAGAACCGGTGGGCTATCTGATTGCCGCTTTTGCCTGGGGGGCACTGCCAGCCATTATTCTGGCTCTAATCTTACAAATCGCTCTACAGGTTCCCACCAGCATTCTGTTGGGGGAAAGTCTGAGTGCAGAGTTTGTTTCCACAGCCGTTAATGCGCCCGTCACCGAGGAAATCCTGAAGGGATTGGCTGTGGCCATCATCTACCTGACTCGGCGACGGGAGTTTGATGGCTGGGTGGATGGGATCGTCTATGGCGCAACAGCCGGTTTTGGCTTTGCCTACGTGGAGAATATTTTCTACCTGATGGGAACAGACTCCACCGAAGGCTGGGTGGGCTTATTCTTCCTGCGCGTGTTGATTCTGGGCTTTATGCATGGGTTCTGGACAGCCCTGACCGGGATCGGCTTTGGGGTGGCCCGCCACATGCGGAATCCCTTCGGCAAAGTCGTCGTGATCGCGATCGGCCTGATTTCAGCCATCACAGCCCACCTGATCCACAATGGTTCTCTGGTTCTGGCTGAGGCCAGCAGTGGCCTGACGGTGTTGCTGGCAATTTTGAACTATCTATTTTTAGGAATTTTGCTGCTGGTCCTGGGGATTGTGGCAGCAGCAAACGATCGCAAACTAATGCGGAAATACCTGGAGGATGAAGTTCCTCATATCATTACTCCTGATGAATATGCGGGGCTCTGCAGTACCAGCTACCATGCCCAGAGCCGGTTTCGCATGGCTCCCAAGAAGAAGCGGGCCTTTATCCAGGCAGCAGCCGAATTAGCCCAGAAGAAGTTTCAACTGGCTCAGATGGGCGAAGAACATGGGAATTCAGCCGAAATTGTGAAAATGCGTGAGGTGTTGCGAAAATTGAGCACATCATCCCTGGCCTAA
- a CDS encoding BCD family MFS transporter yields MTPNNLADSQRPRSEAPGQPPRINLGIMLRLGLFQMGLGMMSVLLFGLLNRVLIKELGVPATIASVVLAVTLFVAPLRVWFGQLSDTRPLFGLHRTGYVLCGAVSFATIAFVAVQVMWQVGANLQSSGWSSTTYAWTALLAFLFGLYGIAVSACSTPFATLLVDVTDEEDRSRIVGVDWAMLIGGTIIGGITIGVMLKKLGNDPSLELLQSSINRLFLVIPWIVVGLAVIATWNVERQYSRFTIRTQGQGSEQQITLGRAWGILTASRQTRFFFTFLVAMTLGLFLQDAILEPFGGEVFKMPAGATATLNAFWGTGTLIGILGSGFFLAPRYGKRQTAKLGCQGVVLSLVLVIAAGFAANPQMLQLVLLIFGLASGIATTGAITLMLDLTAAETAGTFIGAWGLAQALARGLAAVIGGTTLDLGKKLTTNLVLAYGTVFLLQGLCMLLAIALLSRVNVQEFQTTSREAIANVLAADRD; encoded by the coding sequence ATGACCCCCAACAATCTTGCAGATTCTCAACGTCCCCGATCGGAAGCACCCGGGCAACCTCCCCGGATTAACCTCGGCATCATGTTGCGGCTGGGGTTATTTCAAATGGGACTGGGCATGATGTCTGTCCTGCTATTTGGTCTGCTGAATCGGGTGTTGATTAAGGAGTTAGGGGTACCGGCCACGATCGCCAGCGTGGTCCTGGCCGTTACCCTGTTCGTTGCTCCCTTGCGGGTCTGGTTCGGCCAACTCTCTGACACACGCCCCCTGTTTGGCCTGCACCGTACGGGTTACGTCCTCTGCGGTGCAGTCAGTTTTGCCACGATCGCCTTCGTGGCGGTTCAGGTGATGTGGCAGGTGGGGGCTAATCTCCAGAGCAGTGGTTGGAGTTCGACCACCTATGCCTGGACGGCGCTACTGGCTTTCCTGTTTGGTCTGTATGGCATTGCGGTCAGTGCCTGTTCTACGCCTTTTGCCACCCTGCTAGTGGATGTAACGGATGAGGAGGACCGTTCCAGAATTGTCGGGGTGGACTGGGCCATGCTGATTGGAGGCACGATCATCGGTGGGATTACGATCGGCGTCATGCTGAAGAAATTGGGCAATGACCCCTCCCTGGAACTCTTGCAAAGTAGTATCAATCGACTCTTTCTGGTGATTCCCTGGATTGTGGTTGGTCTGGCAGTGATTGCCACCTGGAATGTGGAACGCCAATACTCTCGCTTCACAATCAGAACTCAGGGGCAGGGATCTGAGCAGCAGATCACCCTGGGACGAGCCTGGGGGATTCTGACAGCCAGTCGGCAAACGCGCTTTTTCTTTACCTTCCTGGTGGCCATGACCCTCGGCTTGTTTCTCCAGGATGCGATCCTGGAACCCTTTGGGGGGGAAGTCTTTAAGATGCCTGCTGGGGCCACAGCAACCTTGAACGCATTCTGGGGCACGGGAACCCTGATTGGGATTCTTGGATCTGGCTTTTTCCTGGCTCCCCGGTATGGCAAACGGCAAACCGCTAAGCTGGGCTGTCAGGGCGTGGTGCTGTCCCTGGTCCTGGTGATTGCCGCTGGATTTGCAGCAAACCCCCAGATGCTCCAGTTGGTGCTGTTGATCTTTGGATTGGCTTCAGGGATTGCCACGACTGGAGCCATCACCCTGATGCTGGACTTGACGGCGGCGGAGACGGCTGGCACTTTCATCGGGGCCTGGGGATTAGCCCAGGCCCTAGCACGGGGACTGGCAGCAGTGATCGGAGGCACGACCCTGGATCTGGGCAAGAAATTAACCACTAACCTGGTCCTGGCCTATGGTACAGTCTTTCTGCTCCAGGGTCTTTGTATGCTGCTGGCGATCGCACTCTTAAGTCGAGTGAATGTGCAGGAGTTTCAGACTACCTCGCGGGAGGCAATTGCAAATGTTCTGGCTGCCGATCGGGATTAA
- the miaE gene encoding tRNA isopentenyl-2-thiomethyl-A-37 hydroxylase MiaE produces the protein MTAVTLPTIKFLQQPTLTAWVEQAIAHLDTILLDHSHCERKAAGVALNLMFRYPSNTKLVRLLTAIAREELEHFEQVNQWLEQRGIPLGPLSAPPYAAGLKAEIRRAEPDRLLDSLLVAGLIEARSHERLGLLAEHCPDPELARFYRGLMASEARHYGVYWLLATEYCDREDVTQRLAQLAAVESQLLATLYPQPRIHS, from the coding sequence GTGACCGCAGTAACCCTACCCACGATCAAATTTTTGCAGCAGCCTACGCTGACAGCCTGGGTAGAACAGGCGATCGCACACCTGGATACCATTCTGCTGGATCATTCCCATTGTGAACGAAAAGCGGCAGGTGTAGCTCTCAATCTGATGTTTCGCTATCCCTCCAACACCAAACTGGTGCGGCTCCTGACGGCGATCGCTCGGGAAGAACTGGAACACTTTGAGCAGGTGAACCAGTGGCTGGAGCAGCGGGGGATTCCCCTCGGTCCCCTCTCGGCTCCTCCCTACGCCGCCGGGCTGAAAGCCGAAATCCGGCGGGCAGAACCCGATCGCCTGCTGGATTCCCTGCTGGTGGCTGGCCTGATCGAGGCTCGCAGCCACGAGCGCCTGGGCTTGCTGGCAGAACATTGCCCTGATCCGGAACTGGCCCGCTTCTACCGGGGGCTGATGGCATCGGAAGCCCGCCACTATGGGGTTTACTGGCTGCTGGCAACGGAGTATTGCGATCGGGAGGACGTGACCCAGCGACTGGCGCAACTGGCGGCAGTGGAAAGTCAATTGCTGGCGACGCTCTACCCCCAACCCCGGATTCATAGCTAA
- a CDS encoding inositol monophosphatase family protein, giving the protein MIQDSFWNQVLTFAEVTTQRVGARLLADFGTAQAAEKADGSLVTQSDQWADRELRGAIAASFPDHGALSEEVEHVFPRNDWCWIIDPLDGTTNFTRGLPLWGISLGLLYRGTPVFGYVHFPPLGQSFYGYWPGDSGLTLPAGAFRNHHPIRVSSEDPSPNHFFNLCARSTSVLQQPVPCKIRMLGVATYNLLTIAAGAALGGVEATPKIWDIAAVWAIVQAAGAVWVPLQSQSLFPLEVGEDYGDRPYPTLVVSRPDLVPQFKALVEHLGQG; this is encoded by the coding sequence ATGATTCAAGATTCTTTCTGGAACCAGGTGCTCACCTTTGCTGAGGTTACGACCCAGCGAGTCGGAGCCCGTCTCCTGGCTGACTTTGGCACCGCGCAGGCAGCGGAGAAAGCAGACGGCAGTCTGGTGACGCAGTCCGATCAGTGGGCCGATCGGGAATTGCGGGGGGCGATCGCGGCTTCCTTTCCAGATCATGGTGCCCTCAGCGAAGAAGTGGAGCATGTTTTTCCGAGAAATGATTGGTGCTGGATTATCGATCCCCTGGATGGCACCACCAATTTCACGCGGGGATTACCGCTCTGGGGCATTTCCCTGGGGTTGCTCTACCGGGGCACACCCGTTTTCGGCTATGTCCATTTCCCGCCTTTGGGCCAGTCTTTCTATGGCTACTGGCCGGGAGACTCTGGCCTGACGCTTCCGGCAGGGGCATTCCGCAATCACCATCCGATTCGCGTCAGCAGCGAAGATCCCTCTCCCAACCATTTCTTTAACCTCTGTGCCCGCAGCACATCAGTCCTGCAGCAACCCGTGCCCTGCAAGATTCGCATGCTGGGAGTAGCCACCTATAATCTGCTGACGATCGCTGCCGGTGCGGCCCTGGGAGGGGTCGAGGCCACTCCCAAGATCTGGGATATTGCTGCTGTATGGGCGATCGTGCAGGCTGCTGGAGCTGTTTGGGTGCCGCTTCAGTCGCAGTCTCTGTTCCCGCTGGAGGTGGGCGAGGATTATGGTGATCGGCCTTACCCCACGTTGGTGGTCAGTCGTCCCGATTTGGTGCCCCAATTCAAAGCCTTAGTCGAGCATTTAGGCCAGGGATGA
- a CDS encoding integron integrase, giving the protein MQSPPKKLLDQLRDAIRLKHYAYRTEATYVQWIRRYILFHNKRHPREMGKAEIEAFLTHLAVEGQVAASTQNQALSALLFLYREVLNLEISGIDAVRAKRPQYVPTVLTKQEAIAVIQQCDGTYQLVVKLLYGSGLRLIEGLRLRVKDVDFAQQQIVVRDAKGSKSRVTMLPSSVAAELKDHLVGVQQQHQRDLSRGFGSVNLPFALERKYPNTNREWIWQYVFPSGSMTKDPRNGLMCRHHLHESGVQKAVKQAAKTVKLTKRIGCHTFRHSFATHLLESGYDIRTIQELLGHKDVKTTMIYTHGLNRGDRGVRSPLDGTA; this is encoded by the coding sequence ATGCAGTCACCTCCTAAGAAATTGCTGGATCAGTTGCGGGATGCCATTCGGCTCAAGCACTACGCCTACCGCACTGAAGCAACCTACGTGCAGTGGATTCGCCGTTACATCCTGTTTCACAATAAGCGCCATCCCAGGGAGATGGGTAAAGCTGAAATTGAAGCTTTTCTCACCCATCTAGCCGTCGAGGGGCAAGTCGCCGCTTCGACCCAGAATCAAGCTCTCAGTGCCCTGCTGTTTCTCTATCGCGAAGTGCTCAATCTAGAAATATCSGGCATTGATGCYGTTCGAGCAAAACGACCTCAGTATGTGCCCACGGTGTTGACAAAACAGGAGGCGATCGCTGTAATCCAACAGTGTGACGGTACTTATCAGTTGGTTGTGAAGCTGCTTTACGGGAGTGGTCTTCGCTTAATCGAAGGATTGCGCTTACGAGTTAAGGATGTTGATTTTGCTCAACAGCAAATTGTTGTCAGAGACGCTAAAGGCAGCAAGAGCCGTGTGACAATGCTGCCCTCAAGTGTCGCAGCAGAATTGAAAGATCATCTAGTGGGTGTTCAACAACAGCACCAACGAGACTTGAGTCGAGGATTCGGATCTGTGAATCTGCCCTTTGCGCTTGAGCGTAAATATCCAAACACCAACCGGGAATGGATTTGGCAGTATGTGTTTCCATCTGGTTCAATGACCAAAGATCCTCGCAACGGGTTAATGTGCCGACATCATTTACATGAAAGTGGAGTACAAAAAGCGGTTAAACAAGCAGCAAAGACTGTGAAGCTCACCAAGCGGATTGGCTGTCACACCTTTCGTCACAGTTTTGCCACTCATTTGTTAGAAAGCGGCTACGACATCCGCACGATTCAAGAACTGCTTGGACACAAGGATGTAAAAACAACGATGATTTATACCCATGGGCTGAATCGCGGCGATCGGGGAGTCCGGAGTCCTCTGGATGGAACTGCATGA